One window from the genome of Dyadobacter sp. CECT 9275 encodes:
- the msrA gene encoding peptide-methionine (S)-S-oxide reductase MsrA, protein MENLKKAYLAGGCFWGMEDLFRARPGVINTEVGYLGGQNDNPTYEYHPGHAEGVEITYDPSKTTYRELLDYFFRVHDPSTVDRQGNDRGKSYRSALFIQNDEEGNDAVEMIKLVDDSQRWPGKVVTTLEPFTKFWPAEDYHQDYLVKNPNGYTCHFERFGTFL, encoded by the coding sequence ATGGAAAATTTGAAAAAAGCATATTTGGCGGGTGGATGTTTCTGGGGCATGGAAGATCTTTTCAGAGCACGTCCTGGCGTAATTAATACCGAAGTCGGGTACTTAGGGGGACAGAACGATAATCCCACCTACGAGTATCATCCCGGCCATGCAGAGGGTGTTGAAATTACCTATGATCCAAGCAAGACAACTTATAGGGAGTTATTGGATTATTTTTTCAGGGTACATGATCCCAGCACGGTAGATAGGCAGGGCAATGACAGGGGCAAAAGTTACCGCTCGGCACTATTCATTCAGAACGATGAAGAAGGAAATGATGCCGTGGAAATGATCAAATTAGTTGATGATTCGCAACGCTGGCCTGGAAAGGTAGTAACGACATTGGAGCCGTTCACAAAATTTTGGCCTGCCGAAGACTACCATCAAGATTATCTGGTCAAAAATCCGAATGGCTACACCTGCCACTTTGAGCGCTTTGGAACTTTTTTGTAA
- the msrA gene encoding peptide-methionine (S)-S-oxide reductase MsrA: MNIVVFLSTALGFFAMTGCSNSMSNKAEHNKGLEEKVSITEMTGNSDSTDVIYFAGGCFWGTEHFFKQVDGVIATEVGFANGRTDNPTYEDVVQKNTGYAETVKVTYDAEKLDLNLLLDLYFLAIDPTSVNKQGNDIGDQYRTGIYYTSGQQLPLINQRINKEAAKHIRAIAVEVTPIKKYYKAEDYHQDYLDKNPGGYCHINPALFKVAKEANKATNK; this comes from the coding sequence ATGAATATAGTAGTTTTCTTATCGACCGCACTCGGCTTCTTCGCCATGACAGGTTGTAGCAACAGTATGAGTAACAAAGCCGAGCATAATAAGGGCTTGGAAGAAAAAGTAAGCATTACTGAAATGACAGGCAATAGCGATAGCACGGACGTTATCTATTTTGCCGGAGGATGTTTCTGGGGAACAGAGCATTTTTTTAAACAGGTAGATGGTGTTATCGCTACCGAAGTAGGCTTTGCCAATGGCCGTACCGACAATCCGACATATGAGGATGTAGTACAGAAAAATACGGGCTACGCTGAAACCGTAAAGGTTACATACGATGCTGAAAAATTGGATTTGAATCTGTTACTTGATTTGTATTTCCTTGCTATTGATCCTACGAGCGTAAATAAACAGGGTAATGATATCGGTGATCAGTACCGTACGGGCATTTATTACACCTCAGGCCAGCAGTTACCACTTATAAACCAACGGATAAATAAAGAGGCGGCAAAACATATCAGAGCTATAGCAGTTGAAGTAACCCCCATAAAGAAATATTATAAAGCCGAGGATTACCATCAAGACTACCTGGATAAGAATCCGGGAGGATACTGCCATATTAATCCGGCACTTTTTAAAGTGGCGAAGGAAGCTAATAAGGCAACCAATAAATGA
- a CDS encoding type I glyceraldehyde-3-phosphate dehydrogenase: MKKVAINGFGRIGRAALKLIFETDDLEVVAINDLMSVENAAYLLKYDSNYGKYAKDVKFEGDSLFVGDKEIKYSSLRNILELPWKALNVDVVIESTGIFTNSADAEGHILAGAKAAVISGPTKDTPTVVYGVNTTDDKTLVFSCASCTTNNISPVIEILGRRLGIKKAILNTIHGYTASQSLVDAPSKKEPRMGRAAGLNLAPAATGAAIATTKVLPQYAGKFDGVAIRVPVPVGSISDITFIAERPTTVEEINQILSEEATTERYKKVIAVTNEPLVSTDIIGSAFASTVDLEMTRVVDGDLVKIMAWYDNEWGFTNQMIRQIQSIWQPE; encoded by the coding sequence ATGAAAAAAGTAGCAATCAACGGATTTGGTCGCATAGGAAGGGCAGCATTAAAACTGATTTTTGAAACCGATGACCTTGAAGTCGTCGCCATAAACGATTTGATGTCGGTAGAAAATGCAGCATATCTGCTTAAATACGACAGTAACTATGGTAAGTATGCTAAAGATGTTAAATTTGAAGGAGACAGCTTATTTGTGGGGGATAAAGAAATCAAGTATTCCAGTCTACGCAACATTTTAGAGTTACCATGGAAAGCACTCAATGTAGACGTTGTTATTGAAAGTACCGGCATATTTACCAACAGTGCCGATGCTGAAGGGCATATTCTGGCTGGTGCTAAAGCAGCTGTAATTTCAGGTCCTACAAAAGACACTCCAACAGTTGTTTATGGCGTAAATACTACAGATGATAAGACATTGGTCTTTTCTTGTGCAAGTTGTACGACCAATAACATCAGCCCTGTAATAGAAATTTTGGGAAGAAGGTTAGGTATAAAAAAAGCAATTCTTAATACCATACATGGATATACTGCTTCACAAAGCCTTGTCGATGCGCCTTCGAAAAAAGAGCCACGCATGGGTAGAGCGGCCGGCTTGAATCTGGCACCGGCTGCTACGGGAGCAGCCATAGCGACTACTAAAGTATTACCTCAGTACGCCGGAAAGTTCGACGGCGTTGCCATTAGAGTTCCCGTCCCTGTTGGCTCCATTTCGGATATTACTTTTATTGCTGAGAGACCTACCACGGTTGAGGAAATCAATCAGATTCTGTCAGAAGAAGCGACCACAGAACGGTATAAAAAAGTGATCGCTGTAACAAATGAACCCCTTGTATCAACTGATATCATAGGAAGTGCTTTCGCTTCTACCGTAGATTTAGAAATGACAAGGGTTGTTGATGGAGACCTAGTGAAAATAATGGCTTGGTATGACAATGAATGGGGATTTACCAATCAGATGATCAGACAGATTCAATCAATATGGCAACCTGAATAA
- a CDS encoding TlpA disulfide reductase family protein — MEILNNQIQPWHLESIGQKDLPHYDSFKGKPLLILFFYLGCPGCVGRAIPFANKMAYEHGDKMNVLGIHSNFEGPEYTNDEIIENLKSLHVRFPVFRDAGMATTFHDYQAGGTPHWVLVDKNGKVVRSIFGSDPNRALLWLDYAIIEELEK, encoded by the coding sequence ATGGAAATTTTGAACAACCAAATCCAACCCTGGCATTTGGAAAGTATCGGACAGAAAGATCTTCCACATTACGATAGCTTCAAAGGAAAACCCTTATTGATCTTGTTTTTCTATTTAGGCTGTCCGGGATGTGTAGGAAGAGCTATCCCATTTGCCAATAAAATGGCGTATGAACACGGGGACAAGATGAACGTATTAGGGATTCATAGCAATTTTGAAGGTCCCGAATATACCAATGATGAAATTATTGAAAATTTAAAGTCATTGCATGTTAGGTTTCCGGTTTTTAGGGATGCCGGTATGGCCACCACTTTTCACGATTACCAAGCCGGGGGGACACCTCACTGGGTTTTGGTAGATAAAAACGGTAAGGTAGTCCGTTCCATATTTGGTTCGGATCCCAATCGAGCATTATTATGGTTAGATTACGCAATTATTGAAGAGTTGGAAAAGTGA
- the cysS gene encoding cysteine--tRNA ligase, translating to MTIYKDHPLKIYNSLSNEKEIFTPIQDGHVGMYVCGPTVYSNVHLGNVRTFLSFDIIYRYLLHLGYKVRYVRNITDVGHLVDDADSGEDKIAKRARLEQLEPMEIVQRYTVDFHDILQKFNLLPPSIEPTATGHMIEQINVIQNIIDKGYAYESNGSVYFDVAKYSEDYDYGVLSHRDLIHTLDNSRPLDGQSDKRNEQDFALWKRADPHHIMRWPSPWSDGFPGWHTECTTMSTKYLGQRFDIHGGGMDLKFPHHECEIAQGEASTGHAPVNYWLHANMLTLNGKKMSKSSGNNILPDEILAGDNPVLSKAFSASVTRFFMLQTHYRSIMDFSNEAILAAEKGYDRLMKAINSLSKLEPGNRSTLDIAGWEAKCYEALDDDFNTPILISHLFEGVTYINQLKDKTAILSATDLEHFNKGISTFVFDVLGLEMRSGVYDSYAEKLDGTIKLLIEIRNKVRADRNFTLSDQIRNRLAELAIKLNDSKEETTFNY from the coding sequence ATGACTATATATAAAGATCATCCACTGAAAATATATAACTCACTTTCGAACGAAAAAGAAATATTCACACCGATTCAAGATGGTCACGTTGGGATGTATGTCTGCGGTCCGACGGTGTACAGTAATGTACATCTTGGTAATGTAAGGACATTCCTCTCGTTCGATATCATCTATCGCTATCTTCTGCATTTAGGCTATAAAGTCCGTTATGTGCGTAATATCACTGATGTAGGACACCTGGTTGATGATGCAGATAGCGGTGAAGATAAAATTGCAAAAAGAGCGCGTTTGGAACAACTTGAACCAATGGAAATTGTTCAACGCTATACCGTTGATTTCCATGATATCCTCCAAAAATTCAACCTTTTGCCGCCAAGCATTGAACCAACGGCGACCGGTCACATGATTGAGCAAATCAATGTCATACAGAACATCATAGATAAGGGCTATGCCTACGAATCGAATGGATCGGTATATTTCGACGTGGCAAAGTATAGTGAGGATTACGATTATGGTGTGCTCAGCCATCGGGACCTGATACACACGCTTGATAACTCCAGACCACTTGACGGCCAGTCTGACAAACGGAATGAACAGGATTTTGCGCTATGGAAGCGTGCTGATCCACACCATATAATGCGCTGGCCTTCGCCGTGGAGCGATGGTTTTCCGGGATGGCATACGGAGTGCACCACAATGAGCACAAAATACCTTGGGCAAAGATTTGACATCCACGGTGGAGGTATGGATCTGAAATTTCCACATCATGAATGTGAAATAGCTCAGGGAGAAGCCTCCACGGGCCATGCACCGGTTAACTACTGGCTGCATGCCAATATGTTAACGCTGAATGGAAAGAAAATGTCCAAATCTAGTGGAAATAATATTCTGCCAGATGAGATTTTGGCTGGCGACAATCCTGTTCTTAGCAAAGCGTTTTCAGCTTCGGTGACGCGTTTTTTTATGTTACAAACGCATTATCGAAGTATTATGGATTTTTCGAATGAGGCGATCCTGGCTGCTGAAAAAGGATACGACCGCCTGATGAAAGCGATAAATAGCTTATCGAAGCTTGAGCCTGGAAATAGATCGACACTCGACATCGCTGGTTGGGAAGCCAAATGTTATGAGGCGTTGGATGACGATTTTAATACGCCGATACTTATCTCACACCTTTTTGAAGGCGTTACGTATATTAATCAACTGAAAGACAAGACTGCCATACTTTCAGCAACCGATCTGGAACATTTCAATAAAGGTATTTCAACCTTTGTTTTTGACGTACTAGGATTGGAAATGAGATCGGGTGTGTATGACAGCTACGCTGAAAAACTCGACGGGACAATCAAATTACTAATTGAAATTAGGAATAAGGTGCGAGCAGATAGAAACTTTACTTTGTCAGATCAGATACGCAACCGACTCGCTGAGTTAGCTATCAAATTGAATGATTCAAAGGAAGAAACAACTTTTAACTATTGA
- a CDS encoding helix-turn-helix domain-containing protein, translating to MNINMIYQGKQNEYFELEYVDCDNFRSFRPIVSGALQLLWFQSDGNKLIIDGIHQTFNNNQIVSLSQYHHVQYEQINAMKMLRFNSEFYCIINHDSEVGCKGVLYYTPAKIPVVSVQEPQFAIMNDAWNLTDMELEMKDELQLEMLQIVLKRILILCTRIYKMQGTLSFIDDSQHNLIREFNFLVEQNFKEQHSVSYYAGLLHKSPKTITNTFKKIDEKSPLQLIHDRILLEAKNLLHYTKRDISEIAYELGFENVQVFSRFFKRLSGISPTEFRLK from the coding sequence TTGAATATTAATATGATCTATCAAGGAAAGCAGAACGAATACTTTGAGTTGGAGTATGTAGATTGTGACAATTTCAGAAGCTTTAGGCCGATTGTATCTGGGGCTCTGCAGCTACTGTGGTTTCAATCTGACGGAAACAAATTGATCATCGATGGCATTCACCAAACTTTTAATAACAACCAGATTGTTAGTCTCTCTCAATACCATCATGTGCAATATGAGCAGATTAACGCTATGAAAATGCTTCGGTTCAATTCAGAATTCTATTGCATAATTAACCATGATAGCGAAGTCGGCTGTAAAGGTGTATTGTATTATACACCTGCAAAAATACCGGTTGTTTCGGTTCAGGAGCCGCAATTTGCGATAATGAATGATGCCTGGAACCTAACCGATATGGAATTAGAAATGAAAGACGAATTGCAGCTTGAAATGCTGCAAATTGTCCTCAAGCGCATCCTGATACTGTGCACAAGAATATACAAAATGCAAGGTACCTTGTCTTTCATCGACGATAGTCAGCATAATTTAATAAGGGAATTCAATTTTCTGGTTGAACAAAACTTTAAGGAGCAGCATAGCGTCTCTTACTATGCAGGTTTATTACACAAATCACCAAAGACCATTACCAATACCTTTAAGAAGATTGATGAAAAATCACCACTTCAGCTTATCCATGACCGTATTCTGTTAGAGGCTAAAAACTTGCTGCATTATACAAAACGGGATATTTCTGAAATAGCGTACGAACTCGGATTTGAAAACGTGCAGGTATTCAGCCGATTTTTCAAGAGACTCTCAGGTATTTCTCCTACCGAATTTCGACTCAAATAA
- a CDS encoding FecR family protein: MSRDYSKYEIEDFAFDESFQKWVFGENSGQPGFWEDYISENPHQTDKILAARLLVQELSSDENASELYADLKESVWEEIQDRVATKKVTFWNRLSAWKIAASILLASAVMIGSYRLATTLGTRDTLPKALAAQSKDRLFEEVNRTDNVLKINLDDGSTVSLSKNSRLIYPKKFGPGERIVQLKGEAFFEVARDANHPFLIYANETVTKVLGTSFRIRAFQTDPSVVVSVTTGKVSVFAQKDMEQNAATGGVVLTANQQAEFTRSQQHFTKSLVENPIVLAGERDIQFDFNDTPLNQVFDLLQAAYGVEIIYNPELVENRTLRVNLGNESLYEKLNVVCNTMGMSYQVVDTKIIIETKNKPDS; this comes from the coding sequence ATGTCCAGGGACTATTCAAAATATGAAATAGAAGATTTTGCTTTTGACGAATCTTTTCAAAAGTGGGTGTTCGGTGAGAATTCCGGACAGCCTGGTTTTTGGGAAGATTATATCAGCGAAAACCCGCATCAGACAGACAAAATCCTCGCTGCCCGATTGCTGGTCCAGGAGCTCAGCTCGGATGAAAACGCATCAGAACTTTACGCTGACTTAAAGGAATCCGTTTGGGAAGAAATACAAGATCGGGTTGCGACCAAAAAGGTAACGTTCTGGAACAGGCTTTCCGCATGGAAAATTGCGGCCTCCATTTTACTGGCAAGTGCTGTTATGATTGGTTCGTACAGGTTGGCCACCACCTTGGGAACACGGGATACATTGCCAAAGGCTTTGGCTGCTCAGAGTAAGGACCGCCTGTTTGAGGAAGTTAACAGGACAGATAATGTTCTAAAAATCAACCTGGACGATGGTAGCACGGTAAGCCTTTCCAAAAATAGCCGGCTGATATACCCTAAAAAATTTGGCCCCGGGGAGCGTATTGTCCAACTGAAAGGCGAGGCATTTTTTGAAGTTGCCAGAGATGCCAACCATCCCTTCCTTATTTATGCCAATGAGACGGTTACAAAGGTTCTCGGGACCAGTTTTCGGATACGGGCTTTTCAGACTGACCCTTCGGTAGTTGTTTCCGTAACCACGGGTAAGGTATCTGTTTTCGCTCAGAAAGATATGGAGCAAAATGCAGCCACAGGAGGTGTAGTTCTCACGGCCAATCAGCAAGCGGAATTCACAAGAAGTCAGCAGCATTTCACCAAATCATTGGTGGAGAACCCCATCGTTTTGGCCGGAGAAAGGGATATACAGTTTGATTTCAACGATACACCCTTAAATCAGGTTTTCGACTTACTGCAGGCGGCTTATGGTGTAGAGATTATATACAATCCGGAGCTGGTGGAGAACCGAACCCTCCGTGTCAATCTGGGTAACGAAAGCCTTTACGAAAAGCTGAACGTGGTGTGCAATACCATGGGAATGAGCTATCAGGTGGTAGATACAAAGATTATTATAGAAACAAAAAACAAACCCGATTCCTAA
- a CDS encoding SusC/RagA family TonB-linked outer membrane protein, whose amino-acid sequence MQKEHLPLKILFVMLKFSGIHIILVMLTFGMSMAKDGLAQDLLTRPISLEIRNQHIRTALSLIEKSANVKFSYEPAIILKNEKTTLVANADPLALVLDKLLTPLGLTFSVSGKYIILMKKNKTMEDASLHSTEKNSSSFSETKVSGKVTDEKGDALPGVSILIKGTGSGTITDANGKYTIDFPNTSAILVFSFVGYDSQEIETGSNSDLNISLKPSSRSFEEVVVVGYGTMKKRDILGSVATLKSDDLQKLKPASMDAALQGMASGVMVTSTGVPGAPVQVKVRGINSVSSNTDPLWIVDGIPIVTGAIGSDFNGSTNQNILSMINPADIESMQVLKDAAATSIYGSRGSNGVIVVTTKSGKKGKSTFDVDIRAGVSNWTKTDVGIASGKEFVEIMDLVRSNSRLAGPYEPVQSLGQLDTYQTSMTRAEAMSTNTRWADQISRMGSFSDVRISTSSGSEKTNSYLSLNYRKDNSNLKFGDLQTLSSNFNIKHNLLNTLSLGYRMLASYTNNNRISSGDGKQGAGGWGQVNSNALPWYKVYDPDGVNGYWNPQSMVNPLASMDPVHSENNLKALNLLTGLNADLKLPVKGLMLHGEVGLNYVNSQAASWISEKVRILGSRAQESKINSSTLNYNSYFNYDATFQNHHVNVVAGVEGTRARSHATNLTGIGLVGTFHEIGTPTTLSGSSSLGNEAYLMGIFGRANYNFKEKYYAGLSIRRDGISKFVNENRWATFLSGSLGWIISEEKFFNFEAINLLKFRGSYGQTGNTNIPTGITGDIWSNRSGDGTLQLSNSKMLTNIGNRNVKWETTSTIDFGADFGLFQNRINGSVAWYTKKVQDMLLKATVPLSAGIQQSNSIWQNIGDMKSYGLEFDIDALLISKKDFKWRVGGNFATNRNKVLALTPELDKAGNGIFPSETVREIIKTGLPLANWYMADYAGVDADKGIPMIYEIERQEGGTLRRTGKIIPATTTNQTANRMILEGKTSIPKVTGGVNTNVTYKGFNVSMFWNFAAGHYIYNRLRQSLMTPNTGLMTLSQEILTDTWRKPGDHTKYPMTTYGNSYYYNSDGSPSNVQVQYGSENITPNSLYLEKGDYLRLKSLQLGYNIPVKLAEASRIKGIYVYLSGTNLLTFTKFSGYDPEVNIIDGSLSSVVFALEMPQSRVFSVGVSAKF is encoded by the coding sequence ATGCAAAAAGAACATTTACCTCTTAAAATCTTATTCGTCATGCTGAAATTCTCCGGCATACACATTATTCTGGTCATGCTCACCTTCGGAATGAGCATGGCAAAGGATGGGCTGGCTCAGGATTTGTTAACCCGTCCTATATCTTTGGAGATCAGGAACCAGCACATCCGCACGGCCTTGTCCTTAATTGAAAAATCGGCGAATGTAAAGTTTAGCTACGAACCTGCTATCATTCTTAAAAATGAAAAGACTACCCTGGTAGCCAATGCAGACCCGCTCGCCCTGGTGCTGGACAAGCTACTCACGCCTTTAGGGCTGACCTTTTCGGTCTCCGGAAAGTATATCATCCTGATGAAGAAAAACAAAACCATGGAGGACGCTTCGCTGCACTCCACGGAGAAAAACAGTAGTTCATTTTCAGAAACGAAGGTGTCGGGAAAGGTGACGGATGAAAAAGGGGATGCCTTGCCGGGCGTCAGTATTCTGATCAAGGGAACAGGATCCGGAACCATTACGGATGCTAATGGAAAATACACGATTGATTTCCCCAATACGAGTGCCATACTGGTGTTTTCGTTTGTAGGCTATGATAGCCAGGAAATCGAAACCGGATCCAACAGTGATCTGAACATCTCCCTGAAACCCTCATCCAGGTCATTTGAAGAAGTTGTGGTAGTGGGTTATGGTACCATGAAAAAAAGAGACATCCTGGGGTCGGTAGCCACACTGAAATCCGACGACCTTCAAAAGCTCAAACCCGCATCCATGGATGCCGCGCTTCAGGGGATGGCCTCAGGCGTAATGGTGACGTCAACTGGCGTTCCGGGCGCCCCGGTACAGGTGAAGGTACGTGGTATTAACTCCGTATCGTCCAATACAGATCCCTTATGGATTGTTGACGGTATACCCATTGTAACGGGAGCCATAGGGTCCGATTTCAACGGATCTACCAACCAGAATATTCTTTCGATGATTAATCCGGCAGATATTGAATCCATGCAGGTATTGAAAGATGCAGCGGCCACTTCTATTTACGGTTCGCGTGGTTCCAATGGCGTCATTGTCGTGACCACCAAGAGTGGCAAAAAGGGAAAAAGCACCTTTGACGTAGACATTCGCGCAGGTGTCAGCAACTGGACGAAAACAGATGTAGGTATCGCTTCGGGAAAGGAGTTTGTGGAGATCATGGATCTGGTGAGATCCAACAGCCGTTTAGCCGGCCCGTATGAGCCTGTGCAAAGCCTTGGACAGCTGGATACCTACCAAACTTCCATGACAAGAGCCGAAGCCATGAGCACCAATACCAGATGGGCCGATCAAATCAGTCGCATGGGTAGCTTTTCCGATGTTCGGATATCAACAAGCAGTGGTTCGGAAAAAACCAATTCTTATCTGTCACTGAATTACAGGAAAGACAACAGCAATCTCAAATTCGGTGATTTGCAAACGCTTTCCAGTAATTTCAATATTAAACATAACCTGCTCAATACCTTATCCCTGGGATACAGGATGCTGGCATCCTATACAAATAATAACCGCATCAGCTCAGGTGACGGCAAACAAGGCGCAGGAGGCTGGGGACAAGTAAATTCCAATGCGCTGCCCTGGTACAAAGTATATGACCCGGATGGTGTCAACGGGTATTGGAACCCGCAGTCGATGGTCAATCCGCTTGCCAGTATGGATCCGGTACATTCAGAAAATAACCTGAAAGCTTTGAACCTGCTGACCGGGCTTAATGCCGATCTGAAGCTTCCTGTCAAAGGCCTGATGTTACATGGTGAAGTGGGGTTGAATTATGTCAACAGCCAGGCAGCATCATGGATTAGCGAAAAAGTCCGCATACTGGGAAGCCGTGCTCAGGAAAGTAAAATAAACTCGTCCACGCTGAATTATAACTCCTATTTCAATTATGACGCTACTTTCCAAAATCACCATGTGAATGTGGTAGCCGGGGTGGAAGGCACACGCGCACGATCCCATGCTACCAATCTGACCGGGATTGGATTGGTTGGCACTTTTCATGAGATAGGCACGCCCACCACGCTCTCGGGCAGCAGTAGCCTGGGTAACGAAGCGTATCTGATGGGGATCTTCGGTAGGGCCAATTACAATTTCAAGGAGAAATATTATGCGGGATTGAGTATCCGCCGCGACGGAATTTCGAAATTCGTTAATGAAAACCGCTGGGCTACTTTCCTGTCCGGGTCCCTGGGCTGGATTATCTCCGAAGAGAAGTTCTTCAACTTTGAGGCAATTAATCTGTTGAAATTCAGGGGTAGTTATGGACAAACGGGTAATACCAATATCCCTACGGGTATCACAGGAGATATCTGGAGCAACCGTTCCGGCGACGGCACACTGCAATTATCCAACTCCAAAATGCTTACCAACATCGGCAACCGGAATGTCAAATGGGAAACCACCAGCACGATAGACTTTGGTGCAGACTTCGGATTGTTCCAGAACAGGATTAATGGATCCGTAGCGTGGTATACCAAAAAGGTTCAGGATATGTTGCTTAAAGCCACCGTTCCTTTGTCGGCGGGGATACAGCAAAGTAATTCGATCTGGCAGAATATTGGCGATATGAAAAGTTATGGATTGGAATTCGATATTGACGCCCTGCTCATTTCCAAAAAGGATTTTAAATGGAGAGTGGGAGGGAATTTTGCAACCAACCGCAATAAAGTACTGGCGCTTACACCGGAACTGGACAAAGCAGGAAACGGTATCTTCCCGTCAGAAACGGTGCGCGAAATTATCAAAACCGGATTACCGTTGGCCAACTGGTATATGGCTGACTATGCAGGCGTAGATGCTGACAAGGGTATTCCTATGATTTATGAAATCGAAAGGCAGGAAGGTGGTACCCTGCGTCGTACAGGCAAAATAATACCTGCTACTACCACCAACCAGACTGCCAACAGGATGATTCTAGAAGGAAAAACATCAATTCCGAAGGTTACCGGGGGTGTTAACACCAACGTAACCTATAAAGGGTTTAATGTAAGTATGTTCTGGAATTTCGCCGCGGGTCATTACATCTATAACAGACTAAGACAAAGCCTGATGACGCCCAATACAGGACTGATGACGCTTTCGCAGGAAATACTTACCGATACCTGGAGGAAACCCGGCGATCATACAAAGTATCCGATGACCACATACGGCAATAGCTATTATTACAACAGCGACGGCAGCCCTTCAAACGTACAGGTGCAGTATGGCAGCGAAAATATCACGCCTAATTCGCTATATCTGGAAAAAGGGGATTATCTGCGCCTTAAAAGCCTTCAGTTGGGTTATAATATCCCCGTAAAACTAGCCGAGGCTAGTCGTATAAAGGGGATCTACGTGTATCTGAGTGGGACCAATTTGCTGACATTCACTAAATTCTCGGGTTATGACCCCGAAGTGAATATCATTGACGGCTCCTTGAGCAGCGTCGTATTTGCTCTTGAAATGCCTCAGTCAAGAGTTTTTTCCGTTGGTGTCAGTGCTAAATTCTAA